GGAACGCCTCGCCCAGGAGCCGGGCGGCGACGAAGGCCGGGTTGCCCCACAGATAGGCCTCGTGGGGCCGGGCCGGCCCCAGCTCCTCGAAGGCGAAACCCTCCACCGGGTCGGTGGCTCTCCCGTAGGGCAGCCGCAGGAGCACGCGGGGCAGGAGGAGTCCCAGCCCCCGCGCCGCGGGACTGCGGCGCAGCGCCTGCCAGCGGAGCTCGGCCTCCCGCTCCAGGGGCGGCCACTGCCTCGGGTCGGGAGTCTCGGCCAGGGAGCGGCACCCCAGGAGCTCGGGCCGGCCCCGGGCGAGAAAGGGGCCCCCGGCCCGGGAGGCCAAGGCCCCCAGGGCCGCCAGGAGCTCCAGGTCTGCCTGCTTCGGTCCGAAGGCGTAGTCTCCCACCAGCACCCCCCAGGGCGCGCCGCCCGGCGCGCCAGGCCCGCCCTCGTCCACCAGGAGCCGATAGAGAGCCGACCCTGCGAGGTCCGGTCCCGCTTGCCGGAGATCTGTCTCCAGCTCTTCCCGGGTCGCATCCAGGAGGAAGACCTGGAGGTCCTCGTCCAGCTCCAGCTCTGCAACCAGGCCGTGCACCGAGCGCCAGAGGCCCTCCAGCGCCTGGAGCTCGGGTTGGTGGAGCAGCGCC
This genomic interval from Thermodesulfobacteriota bacterium contains the following:
- a CDS encoding type VI secretion system contractile sheath large subunit gives rise to the protein ERLLGRPRGEPAPVSPARPPGVDLSRFFQQVAAKHTVPGADPHRDVYLRAVDEAIGERMRALLHQPELQALEGLWRSVHGLVAELELDEDLQVFLLDATREELETDLRQAGPDLAGSALYRLLVDEGGPGAPGGAPWGVLVGDYAFGPKQADLELLAALGALASRAGGPFLARGRPELLGCRSLAETPDPRQWPPLEREAELRWQALRRSPAARGLGLLLPRVLLRLPYGRATDPVEGFAFEELGPARPHEAYLWGNPAFVAARLLGEAFRERGWDLEPGDRLEVGDLPAHVVEEAGEKVLVPCAEVYLGERAAEAVLGRGIMPLLSYRNRNAVRLARFQSLADPPAPLAGPWD